The Rhizoctonia solani chromosome 4, complete sequence genome contains a region encoding:
- a CDS encoding F-box-like protein: MCNEKKKLERQRLLDALMQTLRHDGCCPKSASSDLKMLGQREEELLQVEEMIKRELCKVRMHRNELVSINTLPAELLGFIFNLVVNSAPKSFESAVQKWPFADSLPQLDVSGPAARSLDHDFNYAMTLSSVCKRWREVSIASARLWSTIYPSRSKLVPMLIDRSKEAGFDVVLIARQDASHASKFPATATKASIPYWPEPLTNYLRQLIVQLDERQMNQWAATLANSTAPHLETLCISVTRHANVVQSEPLFNGVTPRLRSLTLSGFVVPWDSDIFANLHDLTLRQHKTIHRPTMHEFLALLARSPGLRRLALELSGPQPPPADFEHTAKNIDLSKLANVVLHDIPPHVVALLVHHTTFPSSTQLSISHGPHTLHAVDTHVLSMFTRFRTPLLRAREMRLLPWNIGTDKPGAAYTSGRGLLEMHVHPDLARVKDVVDGILRTPLRYVHTLVMENLSISDPALVVALLRHMHMVEKLSIIDCAFDAVVVRALVSEGLLPDLHELTLSGHEVGETDIRELIDSRKSNPSNLRYISVSNCASLSRGFVEWVESGAWHIAA; this comes from the exons ATGTGTAACGAAAAAAAGAAGCTGGAGCGGCAACGTCTGCTCGATGCGTTAATGCAAACTTTACGTCACGACGGATGCTGCCCCAAGAGCGC ATCCTCCGACCTGAAGATGTTAGGGCAACGAGAGGAAGAGCTCTTACAGGTCGAAGAAATGATCAAGCGTGAACTGTGCAAAGTCCGCATGCATCGGAACGAGCTTGTATCCATCAATACCCTACCCGCTGAATTATTGGGCTTCATCTTCAACCTGGTCGTTAATAGCGCACCCAAGAGTTTCGAATCGGCCGTTCAAAAGTGGCCATTTGCAGATTCACTACCTCAGTTGGACGTCAGCGGGCCAGCAGCTCGATCCCTTGACCATGATTTTAACTACGCGATGACCCTCTCCAGTGTCTGCAAGCGTTGGCGGGAGGTTAGTATCGCTTCGGCAAGGCTTTGGTCGACCATCTATCCCAGCAGATCCAAACTTGTTCCTATGTTGATCGACCGGTCCAAAGAGGCCGGATTTGATGTCGTATTGATCGCCAGGCAGGATGCTTCACATGCATCCAAATTTCCTGCCACAGCCACCAAAGCCTCTATTCCATATTGGCCTGAACCACTTACAAATTATCTGCGCCAGTTGATTGTGCAGCTCGACGAACGCCAGATGAACCAATGGGCAGCTACCCTGGCTAACTCTACGGCTCCCCACCTTGAAACTTTATGCATCTCGGTCACCCGCCATGCAAACGTTGTTCAATCCGAACCACTTTTCAACGGTGTTACCCCTCGACTGCGTTCGTTGACACTCTCTGGCTTTGTTGTCCCTTGGGACTCTGACATCTTTGCAAACTTGCATGATCTCACACTTAGACAACACAAGACCATACACAGGCCAACAATGCACGAATTCCTTGCGTTACTTGCCCGTAGTCCGGGCCTCCGTCGCCTCGCTCTGGAACTTTCTGGCCCACAGCCGCCTCCTGCCGATTTCGAGCATACGGCCAAGAATATTGATCTTTCTAAACTCGCGAACGTCGTTTTACATGATATACCACCTCACGTTGTTGCGCTTCTCGTACATCACACTACGTTCCCCTCCTCTACACAGCTTTCGATCTCACACGGCCCTCACACTTTACACGCGGTCGACACACACGTTCTATCCATGTTCACCCGCTTCCGTACGCCACTTTTACGAGCACGCGAGATGCGGCTCTTACCCTGGAATATCGGCACAGACAAACCGGGTGCCGCATATACTTCTGGTCGGGGGTTACTTGAGATGCACGTGCATCCCGACCTGGCGCGCGTCAAGGACGTGGTAGATGGCATTTTACGCACTCCGCTTCGTTACGTCCACACTCTGGTTATGGAAAACTTATCGATTTCTGATCCCGCCCTGGTCGTGGCATTACTCCGACATATGCACATGGTCGAAAAGCTTTCCATCATCGATTGTGCGTTTGATGCGGTGGTCGTCCGAGCTCTCGTCAGCGAGGGCTTGTTACCCGATCTGCATGAGCTGACACTCTCGGGCCACGAGGTCGGCGAGACAGATATTCGCGAGCTGATAGACTCTCGCAAGTCTAATCCGTCTAATTTGCGGTACATCTCCGTGAGCAACTGTGCCAGTTTGTCACGAGGCTTTGTCGAATGGGTTGAATCGGGAGCTTGGCATATTGCTGCTTAG
- a CDS encoding C2H2 zinc finger: MSSATPLDLLCFAALQPHDELVYRQSAPHVLPPVTNDMPASRTLPSLVALASMNYATPNEQPLPPLLGSPMQVRPSGGRAERYKKYECTGCDKRFERPSQLRTHMLSHTGEKPHACEDCGRRFSVYSNMRRHEKTCIIARERKMAAHRDSDTESDDTLSASASSASASPVTPKVRSRAPAAKRQRTNVHRGSGAQPQWVPMSLRSFSPPDNNALSPVSVPSPPIRPWGAREERDSYEETSEYPYHPSNWRHRLPGPALMAADELMRNATMPRRWLMV, from the exons ATGTCTTCTGCCACTCCTCTCGATCTCCTTTGCTTCGCTGCCCTCCAGCCCCACGACGAGCTTGTATACCGCCAGTCTGCTCCTCACGTTCTCCCTCCTGTTACGAACGACATGCCAGCCAGCCGCACGCTTCCCTCTCTGGTCGCGCTTGCGTCGATGAACTACGCTACGCCTAACGAACAGCCCCTCCCCCCTCTCCTTGGCTCGCCTATGCAGGTTCGCCCCTCGGGGGGCCGTGCTGAGAGGTACAAAAAATACGAG TGCACCGGTTGCGACAAGCGTTTTGAGCGTCCAAGCCAGCTCCGCACA CACATGTTGTCCCATACTGGCGAGAAGC CCCATGCCTGCGAAGACTGTGGCCGTCGCTTCTC GGTCTATTCCAACATGCGCCGGCACGAAAAGACTTGCATCATTGCTCGCGAGCGTAAGATGGCTGCCCACCGCGACTCGGACACCGAATCGGATGACACATTGAGTGCCAGTGCAAGCAGCGCATCTGCTAGCCCTGTCACTCCCAAGGTCCGATCGCGTGCTCCGGctgctaagcgccaacgcaccAACGTCCACCGCGGTTCGGGTGCTCAACCGCAATGGGTTCCGATGAGCCTTCGCTCGTTCTCTCCCCCAGACAACAACGCATTGTCCCCTGTTTCG GTCCCATCTCCGCCTATCCGTCCCTGGGGTGCGCGCGAAGAACGCGACTCGTACGAGGAAACCAGCGAATACCCATATCATCCTTCCAACTGGCGCCATCGCTTGCCTGGCCCGGCGCTCATGGCAGCTGATGAGCTCATGCGCAACGCAACTATGCCTCGTCGGTGGTTGATGGTCTAA
- a CDS encoding ribosomal protein L14p/L23e — protein sequence MEYKSLYKYGQEVSALVILWDYKSRGHVSFSLMLDQNSRFSLGHIGATDRPRAWCFLGTLGYREARERAQEYDQVSITCVFVASKIIDNSGALLAECVNVLKSKSTGTGMAKVGDEIVVVIRRARPISATALASATAIKVRKGDVRRALVVRTKKEVMRPDGRYIRFDDNAAVLLNNKKELLGTRIGGVVSADLRMKGWSKIASLAPKVV from the exons ATGGAATACAAATCACTCTACAAATATGGTCAGGAGGTCTCGGCGCTCGTGATTTTATGGGATTACAAGTCCCGAGGACATGTCTCTTTCTCCCTAATGCTTGATCAAAACTCTCGATTCTCTCTAGGTCACATTGGAGCAACAGACAGGCCTAGGGCTTGGTGCTTTCTTGGAACTCTTGGTTATCGCGAGGCACGAGAGCGAGCACAGGAGTATGACCAGGTGTCGATCACATGCGTATTTGTGGCGTCGAAG ATCATTGACAACTCTGGAGCGTTGCTGGCGGAGTGTGTGAATGTCCTAAAATCCAAGTCCACGGGGACCG GAATGGCCAAAGTAGGCGACGAGATAGTCGTTGTCATCCGGCGAGCGCGTCCGATCTCTGCAACCGCATTGGCCTCGGCAACAGCGATCAAAGTAAGAAAGGGAGACGTCAGGCGTGCGTTGGTA GTCCGAACCAAGAAAGAGGTGATGCGACCCGATGGTCGCTATATTCGATTTGATGACAATGCTGCCGTCTTGTTGAATAATAAGAAGGAGCTTCTCGGCACACGTATTGGCGGTGTTGTTAGCGCTGACCTCCGAATGAAGGGATGGTCGAAGATCGCATCTTTGGCACCCAAG GTTGTATAA